One genomic window of Candidatus Trichorickettsia mobilis includes the following:
- the lon gene encoding endopeptidase La: MQASQTLPLLALRDIVIFPGMIAPIFVGREKSILALSAAQKVEGSQYILLVTQIQQNADDPKPGDLYKIGVIAKIIQTIKLPNNNAKILVEAINRVELSKISNHEWLIANYNIMPDQEVDDLEELNIVTLNVVNIFKEYVQQNKKINPEILNIINEQKNPSYILNILSSHLTCAVEVKQTLLNEVDLLQRANLLIQIIEAEMAQITTEQALQHRVKKQIEKTQRDYYLHEQMKAIQKELDGGDEKSDFYDIEKKIKALKMSKEAQTKAEAELKKLKMMNQMSAESSVIRNYLDTLVALPWGKIDKEKIDIKKAEAILNRDHFGLEKVKERIIEYLAVLQRSKKIRGPILCFIGPPGVGKTSLVKSIAEAVGRKYTKFALGGVRDEAEIRGHRKTYLGSMPGKIINSLKKAKTDNPVMLLDEIDKMGADFRGDPASALLEVLDPEQNSTFVDHYLEVEYNLSNVMFIATANTYNLPRALLDRMEIISISGYVEAEKMQIAKKYLVPKQFKMHGVKQNEIHITDEVILELIRYYTKESGVRSLEREIGSLTRKGLKQILSNKNILELTITPDNLEEYLGVKKYRFGLAEAKDQIGATTGLAYTEVGGDLLTIEAVSFPGKGEIKTTGKLGDVMKESAAAAYSCFRTCADSFGLKYEDYKDLDIHIHVPEGAIPKDGPSAGIAIFTTIVSLMTRRPVKYTVAMTGEITLSGKVLPIGGLKEKLLAASRGGIKTVLIPQDNVKDLKDIPANIKDNLEILPVATINQVLEFALVK, encoded by the coding sequence ATGCAAGCATCACAAACACTACCATTACTTGCACTCAGAGATATAGTAATATTTCCAGGGATGATTGCTCCTATTTTTGTTGGACGCGAAAAATCTATTTTAGCACTCTCTGCAGCGCAAAAAGTTGAAGGTAGTCAATATATATTATTAGTTACTCAGATACAACAGAATGCTGATGATCCAAAACCTGGAGATCTTTATAAAATTGGAGTAATCGCCAAAATTATTCAAACGATTAAGCTACCCAATAACAATGCAAAAATTTTAGTTGAGGCCATTAATCGAGTCGAACTATCAAAAATTTCCAATCATGAATGGTTAATAGCCAACTATAATATTATGCCGGATCAAGAAGTTGATGATTTGGAAGAACTGAATATAGTCACATTAAATGTGGTAAATATTTTTAAAGAGTATGTACAGCAGAATAAAAAAATTAATCCTGAAATTTTAAATATAATTAATGAGCAAAAAAATCCAAGTTATATCTTAAATATTTTATCATCTCACCTAACCTGTGCAGTAGAAGTAAAGCAAACTCTACTTAATGAAGTAGATCTGCTGCAACGAGCAAATTTATTAATACAGATTATTGAAGCTGAAATGGCTCAAATCACTACCGAACAAGCATTGCAGCATAGGGTAAAAAAACAGATTGAAAAAACTCAGCGAGACTATTACCTGCACGAGCAAATGAAAGCTATCCAGAAAGAACTCGATGGTGGTGATGAAAAGTCTGATTTTTATGACATTGAGAAAAAAATTAAAGCCTTAAAAATGTCAAAAGAAGCTCAAACAAAAGCTGAAGCTGAGCTTAAAAAATTAAAAATGATGAACCAGATGTCAGCTGAATCTTCAGTGATCAGAAATTATCTGGATACGCTGGTAGCTTTACCTTGGGGAAAAATTGACAAAGAAAAAATAGACATCAAGAAAGCTGAAGCAATTTTAAATCGCGATCATTTTGGTCTAGAAAAAGTTAAGGAACGGATCATTGAGTATTTAGCAGTATTACAACGTTCTAAAAAAATTAGAGGACCAATATTATGTTTTATTGGACCTCCAGGAGTTGGTAAAACTTCTTTAGTGAAATCGATAGCTGAAGCAGTTGGTAGAAAATATACTAAATTTGCTCTTGGTGGTGTTAGAGACGAAGCAGAGATTCGTGGTCATCGAAAAACTTATCTCGGCTCAATGCCTGGCAAAATCATTAATTCATTAAAAAAAGCAAAGACTGATAACCCAGTAATGCTGCTTGATGAAATCGACAAAATGGGAGCTGATTTTAGAGGGGATCCAGCAAGTGCTTTACTGGAAGTACTTGATCCCGAACAAAATAGCACTTTTGTTGATCATTATCTGGAAGTAGAATATAATCTGTCAAATGTAATGTTTATTGCCACTGCTAATACTTATAACTTACCACGTGCATTACTGGATCGTATGGAAATAATAAGTATTTCTGGTTATGTGGAAGCAGAAAAAATGCAGATTGCAAAAAAATATCTAGTCCCCAAACAATTTAAGATGCATGGCGTTAAGCAAAATGAAATCCATATTACTGATGAGGTAATTCTGGAACTGATCAGATATTATACCAAAGAATCAGGGGTTCGTTCCTTGGAAAGAGAAATTGGCTCGTTAACTCGTAAAGGACTAAAACAAATTCTTAGTAATAAAAATATTCTGGAATTAACAATTACTCCGGATAATCTCGAAGAATATCTAGGAGTTAAAAAATATCGTTTTGGTTTAGCTGAAGCAAAAGATCAGATTGGTGCCACTACGGGTCTTGCTTACACTGAAGTTGGTGGTGATTTATTAACCATTGAAGCAGTATCTTTTCCTGGTAAAGGCGAGATCAAAACTACCGGTAAACTTGGTGATGTAATGAAAGAATCTGCCGCAGCTGCATATAGCTGTTTCCGCACTTGTGCTGATAGTTTTGGTTTAAAATATGAAGATTACAAAGATCTGGATATTCATATACATGTACCGGAAGGAGCAATTCCAAAAGACGGACCTTCTGCGGGGATTGCAATTTTTACCACAATAGTATCATTAATGACACGAAGACCAGTAAAATATACAGTAGCGATGACTGGAGAAATTACTTTAAGTGGTAAGGTTCTACCTATTGGTGGGTTAAAAGAAAAATTACTTGCTGCTAGTAGAGGTGGTATTAAAACTGTCTTAATTCCACAAGATAATGTTAAAGATTTAAAAGATATTCCGGCAAATATTAAAGATAATTTAGAAATCTTGCCAGTAGCAACTATTAATCAAGTTTTAGAATTTGCATTAGTGAAATAG